Proteins co-encoded in one Pseudophryne corroboree isolate aPseCor3 chromosome 1, aPseCor3.hap2, whole genome shotgun sequence genomic window:
- the GIN1 gene encoding gypsy retrotransposon integrase-like protein 1, whose protein sequence is MTEGLSAAESEDPWWNEIQIRDLNTPDEQREGVLQLVQRNSVAFSQNPSDFGKAKGVYHSIKTGSNPPIKERHRPLPPAMYQPVRKMISDMRAAGVIRESYSPWAAPLVIVKKKDGSLRFCVDYRKLNAVTHKDAYPLPRIEESLTALKTVAYFSTLDLTSGYWQIPMAPEDRKKTAFTTPMGLFEFNRMPFGLCNAPATFQRVKEHCLGHHNFEMVLLYLDVVIIFSKSYEEHLRHLEEVFKQFIKLGLKLKPAKCHLLKLEVQYLGHIVSAEGVTPDPEKIRVVQEWPIPKTVKEVRSFLGFVGYYRRFVQGFAKLAAPLHELLRGKSGQERRNSSSILWGEDQHGAFELLKTSMVTAPLLAYPDYEKPFQVYTGASHRGLGAVLSQMLDGHERVIAYASRGLRKTERNSENYSTFKLELLALIWAITEKFKNYLAASPVIIMTDNNPLAHLSNARLGALEQRWESRLANFQYTISYWSGKANGNFDALSRLPVADLPEVEKDDAEDVETPVFHTMNKGWVVTSDPVSAETPIRPEIPHTALPALEWIKIQQESPVLNELMGLIQQKRSLNKTQRAEADLELIKLLRHRDRIRVRKGLIIRSSLDPSTHQPITQVVVPKRQATLLLEAYHDKSGHFGTQKTETVLRKRYFWVGMREDIEKWCSDCVPCNIKRHPNHSQKDLLHSIKSRRPLEIVALDHVKLDSSNTGYQYALTMTDHYSKLLVVVPTRDLTARTTAELFFKHFVRPYGYPDRILTDQGPAFESQLFNELCSLYGCLKVRTTAYHPQGNGLCERANRTIIGMLRSLSVEKRTQWPALLPELTYLYNNTEHCSTGFTPYYLMFGRQGKLPRDLELNPIVTVPVDPRVDWVQEHQQRIETARRIVEQRMEAAHQRQGRAYNTNARPLPLHEGDQVWVKKNHRSSKLDAMWEDVPYVVVSVPAGNTYKIRRGQEGPIRVVSRDQLKPCTMEVPRVGKDLTLAEGPSTPGDILLHDPIELLLFMGGTGPPSSIRIMAPEAVVEKFLECDDSSCVGNCQVEDGVPTPANRRSKRSTRGILPLRYRD, encoded by the coding sequence ATGACCGAAGGGTTATCTGCCGCTGAGAGTGAGGATCCCTGGTGGAATGAGATCCAGATTAGGGACTTGAATACCCCAGACGAACAGCGGGAAGGAGTGTTACAACTGGTCCAAAGGAATTCAGTGGCTTTTAGCCAGAATCCCTCCGACTTTGGAAAAGCTAAAGGTGTGTATCATTCCATTAAAACAGGAAGTAATCCACCTATTAAAGAAAGACACCGACCACTACCACCCGCAATGTACCAACCCGTGCGAAAAATGATTTCCGACATGAGAGCAGCAGGTGTCATCCGTGAGAGTTACAGCCCGTGGGCCGCCCCTTTAGTTATTGTCAAAAAGAAAGACGGAAGCCTCCGGTTTTGCGTGGATTATCGCAAACTGAATGCCGTGACACATAAGGATGCCTATCCGTTACCAAGAATAGAAGAGTCATTGACAGCCTTGAAGACAGTGGCCTACTTTTCTACTCTAGACCTCACTAGCGGATATTGGCAAATTCCGATGGCACCGGAGGACCGGAAAAAAACTGCTTTCACCACACCGATGGGTTTGTTTGAATTTAATAGAATGCCCTTCGGACTCTGTAACGCGCCAGCTACCTTTCAACGTGTAAAGGAACACTGTCTGGGACATCACAACTTCGAAATGGTCCTGCTCTACCTAGATGTCGTTATCATCTTCTCAAAAAGTTATGAAGAGCATCTCCGGCATCTAGAGGAAGTGTTCAAGCAGTTCATCAAATTGGGGCTGAAACTCAAGCCGGCAAAATGTCATCTACTCAAACTGGAGGTCCAATATTTGGGACATATTGTCAGCGCTGAGGGTGTCACGCCAGACCCAGAGAAGATACGCGTGGTACAAGAGTGGCCCATACCTAAGACAGTGAAGGAGGTGCGGAGTTTCCTGGGATTCGTGGGTTATTACAGGCGGTTCGTGCAAGGTTTTGCTAAACTGGCCGCTCCGTTGCATGAATTATTGCGCGGCAAGTCAGGACAGGAAAGGAGGAATTCGTCTTCAATTCTCTGGGGTGAAGATCAGCATGGTGCCTTTGAACTGCTCAAGACATCTATGGTAACTGCTCCACTACTCGCCtatccagattatgagaaacctttccAAGTTTATACAGGTGCAAGTCACCGTGGGTTAGGAGCTGTGCTATCACAGATGCTGGATGGCCATGAAAGGGTGATAGCATATGCCAGTAGAGGCCTTCGTAAAACAGAGCGAAACAGCGAGAACTACAGTACCTTTAAGTTAGAGTTACTTGCTCTTATATGGGCCATTACCGAGAAGTTCAAGAATTACCTGGCTGCTTCCCCAGTCATTATTATGACCGACAATAATCCGTTGGCTCATCTGTCCAATGCACGATTGGGAGCACTCGAGCAACGTTGGGAATCCCGATTGGCCAACTTTCAATATACGATCTCCTACTGGAGTGGAAAGGCGAATGGGAATTTCGACGCCCTATCCCGCCTACCCGTTGCTGATCTTCCTGAAGTGGAAAAAGATGACGCTGAGGACGTCGAGACCCCAGTGTTCCATACGATGAACAAAGGATGGGTCGTGACATCTGATCCAGTCTCGGCTGAAACACCTATACGACCCGAAATTCCTCATACTGCTTTACCCGCATTGGAATGGATAAAAATCCAGCAAGAAAGCCCAGTTTTGAACGAGCTAATGGGCCTTATCCAGCAGAAGCGCTCCTTGAACAAGACACAGCGAGCTGAGGCTGACCTAGAACTAATCAAATTATTGAGACATCGAGACCGCATCCGGGTGAGGAAAGGGCTTATAATCCGTAGTAGCCTTGACCCCAGCACACACCAACCTATTACGCAAGTGGTAGTTCCAAAACGTCAGGCTACCCTTCTGCTTGAGGCCTATCACGATAAATCTGGTCACTTCGGTACCCAGAAAACTGAGACAGTATTAAGGAAAAGGTACTTCTGGGTCGGAATGAGGGAGGATATTGAGAAGTGGTGCAGCGACTGTGTACCTTGCAACATTAAAAGGCATCCGAATCACAGCCAAAAAGACCTCCTGCATTCCATCAAAAGCCGACGCCCCCTGGAGATCGTCGCCCTAGATCACGTTAAATTAGACTCCAGCAACACTGGATATCAGTATGCGCTAACCATGACGGATCATTACAGTAAGTTGCTTGTCGTTGTTCCTACAAGAGACTTAACTGCAAGAACCACAGCCGAGCTATTTTTTAAACATTTCGTAAGACCCTATGGGTATCCTGACCGAATCCTGACCGACCAAGGCCCAGCCTTTGAATCCCAGCTGTTCAATGAACTCTGCTCTCTGTACGGCTGTCTAAAAGTAAGGACAACGGCctaccacccacaggggaatgggttATGTGAAAGAGCAAACCGGACCATCATTGGAATGCTCCGAAGTCTGTCTGTGGAAAAGCGTACCCAATGGCCTGCCCTTCTCCCTGAACTTACCTACTTATATAATAACACCGAACACTGTTCCACTGGGTTCACACCCTACTACCTAATGTTCGGCAGGCAGGGCAAGCTGCCTAGAGATTTGGAATTGAACCCCATTGTGACCGTCCCGGTAGACCCCCGAGTTGATTGGGTACAGGAACATCAGCAGCGAATTGAGACTGCTAGACGGATTGTAGAGCAGAGGATGGAGGCCGCCCACCAACGGCAAGGGAGAGCTTATAACACAAATGCTCGACCCCTTCCTTTACATGAAGGTGACCAGGTTTGGGTGAAAAAGAACCATCGCTCTAGCAAACTTGATGCCATGTGGGAGGATGTTCCATACGTTGTGGTCAGTGTTCCAGCTGGTAATACCTATAAGATCCGTCGTGGTCAAGAAGGACCAATCAGAGTTGTCTCCCGAGATCAATTAAAACCTTGCACTATGGAAGTTCCGAGGGTGGGAAAAGACTTGACTTTGGCAGAAGGTCCGTCAACCCCAGGGGATATTCTATTACACGATCCCATAGAGCTCCTGTTGTTCATGGGCGGTACCGGTCCACCGAGCTCAATAAGAATTATGGCCCCAGAAGCCGTGGTGGAAAAGTTTCTTGAATGCGATGACTCCTCTTGTGTTGGGAATTGTCAAGTTGAGGATGGAGTACCGACCCCGGCCAATAGAAGATCGAAACGAAGTACTAGAGGCATACTACCTCTAAGGTATCGGGATTGA